A portion of the Sphaerochaeta pleomorpha str. Grapes genome contains these proteins:
- a CDS encoding GyrI-like domain-containing protein, giving the protein MAFDFKKEYKEFYMPKNIPEIVQIPAVNYIAVRGKGNPNKEGGTYQQAVGILYAIAYTIKMSYKGSHKIEDFFDYVVPPLEGFWWQHGVEGVDYGNKDLFNWISVIRLPDFVVKSDFDWAVIEATRKKKLDCSSAEFLTVVEGLCVQIMHTGPFDDEPATVAIMDKYLKEKGYVNDITDTRLHHEIYLSDPRRIEPSKWKTVIRHPIRKA; this is encoded by the coding sequence ATGGCTTTTGATTTTAAAAAAGAATACAAAGAGTTTTATATGCCTAAGAATATACCAGAGATAGTACAAATTCCGGCTGTAAATTATATCGCTGTAAGGGGAAAAGGAAACCCAAACAAGGAAGGCGGTACATATCAGCAAGCTGTCGGAATTCTTTATGCGATTGCGTATACAATCAAAATGAGCTATAAAGGTTCGCATAAGATCGAAGACTTTTTTGACTATGTAGTACCTCCGCTGGAAGGCTTCTGGTGGCAGCATGGCGTTGAGGGTGTAGACTATGGGAATAAGGACTTGTTTAACTGGATTTCAGTTATCCGCCTGCCGGACTTTGTGGTAAAAAGTGATTTTGATTGGGCAGTAATTGAAGCGACTAGAAAGAAAAAGCTGGATTGTTCTTCAGCTGAGTTTCTAACAGTCGTTGAGGGCTTATGTGTACAAATCATGCATACAGGTCCGTTTGATGATGAGCCTGCCACCGTTGCCATCATGGATAAATATTTGAAAGAAAAAGGATATGTGAATGATATAACTGATACCCGTCTGCACCACGAAATCTATCTTTCTGATCCCCGAAGGATCGAGCCTTCAAAATGGAAAACGGTCATACGTCACCCGATTAGAAAAGCTTAA
- a CDS encoding SDR family NAD(P)-dependent oxidoreductase, producing MSIFDKFSLKGKVAVITGGNRGIGRAIANGFADAGATVVIAARNEAKSAEAVAEINATGGHAIAMKINVSDRAQIEEMVQTVETEIGPIDVLVNNAGIGFHADALKLEDSEWKRLFDINLEGVWKMCQIVGRGMTERKSGSIINIGSMSGLIVNRPQWHSPYGISKAAVHHLTRSLAAEWSQYGVRVNAIAPGYIKTEIASTEYEDYRHYWKDEVPMKRYGSTDEIAPAALYLASDASSFMTGEVMVIDGGYTLY from the coding sequence ATGAGTATTTTTGACAAATTTTCACTGAAAGGAAAGGTTGCAGTTATCACAGGTGGCAACAGAGGTATTGGGCGTGCCATTGCCAATGGTTTTGCTGATGCTGGAGCTACAGTTGTTATTGCAGCGAGGAATGAGGCAAAAAGTGCTGAAGCTGTTGCTGAAATCAATGCAACCGGAGGACATGCAATCGCGATGAAGATCAATGTTTCGGATCGTGCGCAGATAGAGGAAATGGTACAGACTGTTGAAACTGAGATAGGTCCTATTGATGTGCTTGTCAATAACGCCGGTATTGGGTTTCATGCTGATGCTCTCAAGTTGGAGGATTCAGAATGGAAACGCTTGTTTGATATTAATCTTGAAGGTGTGTGGAAGATGTGCCAGATTGTGGGCCGGGGAATGACAGAAAGGAAAAGTGGTTCGATAATAAACATTGGGTCTATGTCCGGTTTGATTGTTAATCGACCACAATGGCATTCTCCATATGGTATTTCGAAGGCAGCTGTACATCATTTAACTCGGTCTCTTGCTGCGGAGTGGTCACAGTATGGAGTACGAGTAAACGCAATAGCCCCTGGTTATATCAAGACTGAAATTGCCTCCACAGAATATGAAGATTATCGGCATTATTGGAAGGATGAAGTTCCGATGAAACGATATGGGTCTACTGATGAGATCGCCCCTGCGGCACTATATCTCGCAAGTGATGCTTCTTCGTTTATGACCGGCGAAGTTATGGTTATTGATGGTGGATATACGTTGTACTAA
- the tkt gene encoding transketolase, with protein sequence MDKRNLQKAALASRLLSIDAIQKANSGHPGLPLGAAELGAYLYGHAMNYYPDDPKWINRDRFVLSAGHGSMFLYSYLHLAGYDISLDDIKHFRKYGSKCPGHPEYGVTPGVEATTGPLGQGVAMAVGMAIAETMAGEKYNTREHSIIDHYTYVLAGDGDLSEGVSAEASSLAGHLKLGKLILFYDSNNITIDGNTDLSFTEDVEARYVSYGWQVLKGSMYDLDELDNLTRQAKNNTDKPTMIILKSIIGKGSPNKQGTSGVHGAALGEEEVAETKLFLNANPLEKFVVDSDVYTFFEGRKSDLYSGYSKWQKTYLKLKEENPNLAVDFSAENNSEDLNTVLTSIGYKIGDAPATREASSKAINYYAEKYGNLVGGSADLSGPNRTGMAHASIYSSMNRNGRYIHYGVREFAMAAIANGMALYGGFKPFVGTFLVFSDYLRPALRLSALMKLGVIYVLSHDSIYVGEDGPTHQPIEQLAALRAIPNVSVQRPADAEETIAVWDIALKNSETPTVIALTRQGLPVFEKDDKDWMNNIRKGAYIAREAKGEIKRVVVATGSEVTLVLRAISECEDNALSFDDVRVISMPDREKFYTQPLEYISHLIPDDASVMVVEAGIAMGWDRIAARKNILSIEDFGESAPAEDVASAFGFTEAKIIQMLGRL encoded by the coding sequence ATGGATAAGCGAAACCTCCAGAAAGCAGCCCTTGCTTCAAGACTATTATCTATAGATGCAATACAAAAAGCTAATTCTGGGCATCCTGGACTGCCACTTGGCGCAGCAGAATTAGGTGCGTATTTATATGGACACGCGATGAATTATTATCCTGATGATCCTAAATGGATTAATCGTGATAGATTCGTTCTTTCTGCCGGGCATGGCTCAATGTTCTTATATTCTTATTTGCACCTTGCTGGGTATGATATCAGTTTGGATGATATTAAGCACTTTCGTAAGTATGGTAGTAAGTGCCCTGGCCACCCAGAATATGGAGTAACTCCAGGGGTTGAAGCAACAACCGGCCCACTTGGGCAAGGGGTAGCAATGGCTGTCGGGATGGCGATTGCGGAGACTATGGCTGGAGAAAAGTATAACACCCGAGAACATAGTATTATTGATCATTATACTTATGTTTTAGCTGGGGATGGAGATCTTTCTGAAGGCGTGTCAGCAGAAGCTTCCTCTCTTGCCGGACATTTAAAGCTCGGTAAGTTGATATTATTCTATGATTCAAACAACATCACCATTGATGGAAACACTGATCTTAGTTTTACTGAGGATGTCGAGGCACGATATGTTTCGTATGGCTGGCAGGTTCTGAAAGGCTCTATGTATGATTTGGACGAACTTGATAACCTGACCAGGCAGGCTAAGAACAACACCGATAAGCCAACAATGATTATTCTGAAAAGTATAATAGGAAAAGGATCTCCTAATAAACAAGGGACTTCTGGAGTTCATGGAGCAGCTCTCGGTGAGGAGGAGGTAGCAGAGACGAAGTTGTTTCTTAATGCCAATCCTTTAGAAAAGTTTGTCGTAGATTCTGATGTGTATACGTTCTTTGAAGGACGAAAATCTGACCTTTATTCAGGTTACTCTAAATGGCAGAAGACTTATCTGAAATTGAAAGAGGAGAATCCCAATCTTGCTGTAGATTTCTCTGCAGAAAATAATTCTGAAGATTTGAATACTGTTCTTACTTCAATCGGATATAAAATTGGAGATGCTCCGGCAACAAGAGAGGCTTCTTCAAAAGCAATTAACTATTATGCAGAAAAATACGGAAATCTAGTCGGTGGGTCTGCTGATCTTAGTGGTCCAAACCGGACGGGAATGGCCCATGCTAGTATTTATTCCTCTATGAATAGAAATGGTCGATATATCCATTACGGAGTGCGAGAATTCGCCATGGCTGCTATAGCAAATGGAATGGCTCTGTATGGTGGTTTCAAACCTTTTGTTGGTACATTCTTGGTCTTTTCCGATTATTTAAGGCCTGCATTACGTCTATCAGCACTTATGAAACTTGGGGTTATTTATGTTTTATCCCATGATTCAATTTACGTTGGTGAAGACGGTCCTACACATCAACCGATAGAACAGCTTGCAGCGTTGCGTGCAATTCCAAATGTATCGGTTCAGAGGCCTGCTGATGCTGAGGAGACCATAGCTGTATGGGATATTGCTTTAAAAAATTCCGAGACTCCTACTGTAATTGCGCTTACAAGACAAGGCTTACCTGTCTTTGAAAAGGACGATAAAGACTGGATGAATAATATAAGGAAAGGTGCTTATATTGCTCGAGAAGCTAAAGGAGAGATAAAACGAGTTGTTGTAGCGACTGGATCTGAAGTAACATTGGTATTGCGTGCAATTTCGGAGTGTGAAGACAACGCGTTGTCTTTCGATGACGTACGTGTTATCTCCATGCCAGATAGAGAAAAGTTCTATACACAGCCATTGGAATATATATCGCATTTAATCCCTGATGATGCCTCTGTAATGGTTGTTGAGGCAGGCATTGCAATGGGATGGGACCGTATAGCAGCTCGGAAGAATATCCTATCTATTGAAGACTTTGGGGAGTCAGCTCCGGCAGAAGATGTTGCGAGTGCTTTTGGCTTCACAGAAGCAAAAATTATTCAGATGTTGGGTCGTCTCTGA
- a CDS encoding ribulokinase, whose product MIEKILAGIDFGTDSVRVLLCDAVSGKELSHGVAEYARWKIKEFCNLNENQYRQHALDYLEGIVEAFQKALSKLPGNTGKKIVALSVDTTGSTPCPVDMHGRPLCLLPGFENNPDAMFHLWKDHTAAKEAIEINDILCNGDIDYTKFQGVYSSEWFWAKILHTVRKSQEVKKNAYTWIEHSDWMLGILTGIPLVDDFPRGSCAAGHKALWNSEFHGLPSRAVFSSLDPYLGLIYDRYPLKTYPAGTPIGRISAYWADTLGINPMAMIVVGSLDAHAGGVGAGIAKKTMVKVIGTSTVDLVIENADVLKNKDLREICGQAEDSIVPGYTGIEMGQPSFGDSYLWVKNLSLWPLLNLKAFPEFMSEEYMQKLIDHIDKNFLRELEMKAGEHIYDQEVSLDWFNGRRYPSLNEHVKSMISQISLGTDLPALFCAVAKGTVFGSRRIFDSLKEKGILIDKVVAVGGIAEKSEFIMQMLADVMNIPIAICSDFQVCAKGSVIYASVGAGIFSSIPEAQKRYCTFDSKLYKPNASLKDLYESQYRQYLEMGKLSETFANINIG is encoded by the coding sequence ATGATTGAGAAAATATTAGCTGGTATTGACTTTGGCACTGACTCTGTTCGTGTACTTTTGTGTGATGCTGTGAGTGGTAAAGAACTGTCTCACGGTGTTGCTGAATATGCGCGATGGAAAATAAAAGAGTTCTGCAATCTAAATGAAAACCAATACAGACAGCATGCTTTGGATTACTTGGAAGGTATCGTGGAGGCATTTCAGAAGGCATTGTCCAAATTACCAGGTAATACAGGGAAAAAAATTGTTGCTTTATCTGTAGATACTACTGGCTCTACTCCATGTCCAGTTGATATGCATGGAAGGCCGCTGTGCCTTTTACCTGGGTTTGAGAACAATCCTGATGCAATGTTCCATTTATGGAAGGATCATACTGCTGCTAAAGAAGCCATTGAGATAAATGACATACTATGTAATGGTGATATAGATTATACTAAGTTTCAGGGGGTTTATTCTTCAGAATGGTTCTGGGCAAAAATTTTACATACTGTTCGAAAATCGCAAGAAGTGAAAAAGAATGCATATACTTGGATTGAACATTCGGATTGGATGTTAGGAATTTTAACTGGGATCCCCTTGGTGGATGATTTTCCTCGTGGATCTTGTGCTGCTGGCCACAAAGCCCTCTGGAATAGTGAATTCCATGGTCTTCCTTCCAGGGCTGTTTTTTCATCTCTTGATCCTTACTTGGGGTTGATTTACGATAGATATCCTTTAAAAACATATCCAGCAGGAACACCCATTGGTAGAATTTCCGCCTATTGGGCGGATACCTTAGGAATTAATCCTATGGCCATGATTGTTGTAGGCTCGTTAGATGCTCATGCAGGAGGAGTAGGGGCTGGAATTGCAAAGAAGACAATGGTGAAGGTTATTGGTACCTCAACAGTCGATTTGGTAATTGAAAATGCTGACGTCTTGAAGAATAAGGATTTACGAGAAATATGTGGTCAAGCAGAGGACTCAATAGTTCCTGGGTATACGGGCATAGAAATGGGTCAACCTTCATTTGGAGACTCTTATTTATGGGTTAAGAATTTATCATTATGGCCTTTGTTGAATTTGAAAGCCTTTCCTGAATTTATGTCAGAAGAATATATGCAAAAACTTATAGACCATATAGATAAGAATTTTTTAAGAGAACTCGAGATGAAAGCCGGGGAGCATATCTATGATCAGGAAGTGAGTCTCGATTGGTTTAATGGTCGCAGGTATCCATCGTTAAATGAACATGTGAAATCGATGATTTCACAGATATCGCTTGGTACAGATTTACCGGCTCTTTTCTGTGCAGTGGCAAAAGGAACAGTTTTTGGAAGCAGAAGAATATTTGATTCGTTAAAGGAGAAGGGTATTCTGATTGATAAGGTTGTTGCTGTGGGCGGAATAGCTGAGAAATCTGAGTTCATCATGCAAATGCTTGCTGATGTTATGAATATACCGATTGCCATATGTAGCGATTTCCAAGTATGTGCAAAAGGTTCTGTTATTTACGCAAGCGTAGGAGCTGGGATATTTTCTTCTATTCCAGAAGCTCAAAAAAGATATTGTACGTTTGACTCTAAATTATATAAACCTAATGCATCACTAAAAGATTTGTATGAATCACAATATAGGCAGTATCTCGAGATGGGAAAATTGAGTGAGACTTTTGCAAATATCAATATCGGTTAG
- a CDS encoding ABC transporter permease: protein MHLEVITMRINRGVKSVEENRLYGYLRKNTLTQFIRNNMGILIGLFVLSVILTIFTETFLNSKNLLTVLRQICTNSLLAFGMTFVLIIGEIDLTVGSVVGASGVAVVMLIESGVPLVLAFLIALLLGALVGLINGLIIAFIGMPSFIVTLSMMGTIRGVAYYITDGRSVACTNSVFNSIGNGYILGVPIPIYVVALVMIIISVILYRTKFGRRMYAVGGNVTAAKYTGIRIKSMKIKVYMISSTLAALAGIMLASRMYSGQPTAGQNYEADAIAAAVLGGTSFTGGIGTIGGTLIGALVIGILSNGLNLLHISSYIQMVIKGIVIILAVAFDFLKNRKGNV, encoded by the coding sequence ATGCATCTGGAGGTAATAACAATGCGCATAAATAGAGGTGTGAAATCGGTTGAAGAAAATAGACTTTATGGATATCTTAGGAAGAATACCCTAACACAGTTTATTAGAAATAATATGGGTATCTTGATAGGATTGTTTGTTTTATCAGTTATCTTAACAATCTTTACGGAAACCTTTCTGAACAGTAAAAACCTCCTAACCGTCTTGAGACAGATATGCACGAATTCATTGTTGGCATTCGGTATGACATTCGTTCTCATTATAGGTGAGATTGATCTTACCGTAGGGTCTGTAGTTGGGGCGAGCGGCGTTGCTGTGGTTATGCTGATAGAGTCAGGGGTTCCCCTTGTTCTCGCATTTCTTATAGCACTTTTGCTAGGGGCTCTTGTTGGACTCATAAATGGCTTAATAATTGCATTTATAGGGATGCCTTCCTTTATCGTCACTCTGTCAATGATGGGAACGATTCGAGGTGTAGCTTATTACATCACTGATGGAAGATCAGTCGCCTGCACAAATTCAGTATTTAATTCAATTGGAAACGGCTATATTTTGGGTGTCCCTATTCCTATTTACGTAGTTGCCCTCGTAATGATTATTATATCAGTCATACTGTATAGAACTAAATTTGGAAGAAGGATGTATGCGGTAGGAGGTAATGTTACAGCTGCTAAGTATACAGGTATTAGGATTAAGAGCATGAAGATTAAAGTATATATGATATCTTCGACACTAGCTGCTCTAGCTGGAATTATGCTGGCTTCGCGTATGTATTCAGGGCAACCGACAGCTGGTCAAAACTATGAAGCAGATGCAATTGCGGCAGCGGTTTTGGGAGGTACTAGTTTTACGGGTGGTATTGGCACAATAGGAGGAACCCTTATTGGTGCTTTGGTCATAGGCATCCTGAGCAATGGACTTAATCTACTGCATATATCATCCTATATTCAAATGGTTATTAAGGGGATCGTAATCATACTTGCTGTGGCTTTTGACTTCTTAAAAAACCGCAAAGGAAATGTGTAA
- a CDS encoding BtrH N-terminal domain-containing protein: MCKEIIKLKHHVDDYECMWNGIEDLYIQDTGENLPPSFFFSLSSFGSFCYMKTPKSDLKRTVAIGDGRTKQMYEFLSPIAGFEYKHYEYKTFEQAIKKAKAEIDAGYPPVLGALDMYYLPYFSKLYHREHIPFHYVLMVGYDDNVQCIYILDCGRKEVQTLTYEELHHAWNCSYPGLSKPNTICAVRMKATKNKYQIAKEALAKKSELFLNSPVSFLGRKGFQKFIHELPKLKSELTKDDYDKILANMVTFFGTVPTVPNALKGSKELDEVSFCGGFDKMSRILNDTGREYENEAWLEASCRFEEGAIIISKITNIIVTYLTGENDKTDELPGMFTEVMDILTDGFVLLGR, encoded by the coding sequence ATGTGTAAGGAAATAATTAAGTTAAAGCACCATGTAGATGACTACGAGTGCATGTGGAACGGAATAGAAGATTTGTATATACAAGATACCGGAGAGAACCTTCCGCCGAGCTTCTTTTTCAGCCTTTCCTCATTCGGCTCGTTTTGCTACATGAAAACACCGAAGTCAGACTTGAAACGAACGGTTGCAATAGGGGACGGGCGAACAAAACAGATGTATGAATTTCTTTCTCCCATTGCAGGATTTGAGTATAAGCATTACGAGTATAAAACATTTGAACAGGCAATCAAAAAGGCTAAGGCGGAAATTGATGCCGGGTATCCGCCTGTTTTAGGCGCTCTGGATATGTACTATCTGCCGTACTTTTCAAAGTTATATCATCGCGAACATATCCCGTTTCACTATGTTTTGATGGTTGGCTACGACGACAATGTACAGTGTATCTATATTCTTGACTGCGGACGCAAAGAAGTGCAAACACTTACCTACGAGGAACTGCATCACGCATGGAATTGCAGCTATCCGGGCTTGTCAAAGCCAAACACTATCTGCGCAGTCAGAATGAAGGCAACAAAGAATAAATACCAGATTGCAAAGGAAGCACTGGCGAAAAAAAGTGAGCTGTTTCTGAATTCACCGGTAAGCTTTTTGGGCAGAAAGGGATTTCAGAAATTTATACATGAGTTGCCCAAACTAAAAAGCGAACTCACTAAAGATGATTACGATAAGATACTTGCCAACATGGTGACGTTTTTCGGTACAGTGCCAACTGTCCCGAACGCTTTGAAGGGAAGCAAAGAACTGGACGAAGTGAGTTTTTGCGGTGGCTTTGATAAAATGAGCCGTATTCTAAATGATACCGGGAGAGAATATGAGAATGAGGCGTGGCTTGAAGCCTCCTGTCGCTTTGAAGAAGGAGCCATTATCATATCTAAAATCACGAATATCATTGTGACCTATCTCACTGGGGAAAACGACAAGACGGACGAACTGCCTGGTATGTTCACAGAAGTAATGGACATCTTGACGGATGGGTTTGTTCTTTTGGGAAGATAA